In a genomic window of Methylophaga thalassica:
- a CDS encoding gamma-butyrobetaine hydroxylase-like domain-containing protein, whose amino-acid sequence MAEIPLPTEITLHKQSKCLSLSYGDKQYRLSAEYLRVHSPSAEVRGHGPGQEVLQTHKENVGLDKIEPVGHYALKLFFDDGHDSGLFTWDYLYELAIHQDSLWQDYLNRLQKAGYQRQQ is encoded by the coding sequence ATGGCAGAAATACCACTACCAACAGAGATTACGTTACACAAACAATCCAAGTGTCTATCTCTGAGCTATGGTGATAAGCAGTATCGTTTGTCAGCAGAATATCTCCGTGTCCACTCACCTTCAGCAGAGGTTCGTGGGCATGGTCCCGGACAGGAAGTTTTGCAGACACATAAAGAAAACGTCGGTCTCGATAAAATAGAGCCTGTTGGTCATTATGCACTCAAATTGTTTTTTGATGACGGACATGACAGTGGTCTTTTCACATGGGACTATTTGTACGAACTTGCCATCCATCAGGATTCTTTATGGCAAGACTACCTTAACCGACTTCAGAAAGCCGGTTATCAGCGCCAACAGTAA